GGATCTTGTACTTATAATCTTAGCCTGTATGGTTTAGTGAGTAAATTATATGCCGTTTTGTGGTAAAGCTAACATATGATTAGAATTATTATAAGTAAAGACAGAGTACAAGTACTTCATCGAAGTGGGTAAATTGCATGGGagttgaagaaataaaataaaataaaaatgctgtctaaaatataatagttCCATTATTAAAAGATACTTATATCTTGGTAAGATAAATATGTTATCTCAGTCAGACATAAAAGAGCGTAAGTATAGGAAGAAGgcgtaaaatataaatatgctgtCTAAATTAAAAGAGCGAAAATGTAGGAAGAAGGCGTAAAATATAATCACGGATTTCAAATCATGAATAAAGCTtgtattatttgatattaaccACACCATGTATATTGTGTGGATcggaaataaaattcaatgcACTTGAGTGACTGATTTTTTTGTCTTCATTaagttttttatgtttaatataatatcattttaattttgaatatcgggtgaattttgtttcattgatTGTGAcgcataaaatatatattcgtTTAGGTAATTAGCATTTACTAACACTTATCTGGTAATTAGAATATCGATGTGATGAATAAACTTACACCTCAATTACCCAATTGATATGTAATTTCGATTATTGCATCGcatgatatatattttgttataaataacGAAACAATATGTTTAAATTGTTGTAATTATCTAAATGGTGAGACATTTTCTAGTAAACGATATAATAAGGAGACAAAATCTATCATTTATCcgcaaatttatatataagttGGTGCAATTACGTCAATATATATCACTTATTTAGGGAAAGGCTATTAGAAGTTAACGTTCATAACATCAGGCTAAATGAGTAACTCAAAACTAGCATAAATTCACATGAAAacgataaaatatttttcttgttccatttgCTGCccgataaaataaaaaagattacaCAATtatcactttcttttttggtgAGAAATTCATCATAGAAAATCAAACATGGTGGGAAGCATTGCTCCTGAATGAGCCAAGGGCCTTAGCTGCTCCTGCCCTCAATATGAATTGATGGTAGAATGCTGCAATGGCTGCACCAATAAAGGGTCCCACCCAAAATATCCACTGCAAAATACAATAGTAGTAACaaaaatcaatacaaaaaaaatatattcaagaattagctatatatatttggaattGAAGATGAGAATTAGTTACTTGATCATCCCAAGCCTTGTCCTGATTGTAAATCACTGCAGCTCCTAGACTTCTAGCCGGGTTGATGCCGGTGCCGGTGATCGGGATCGTGGCGAGATGCACCATGAACACTGCAAATCCAATTGGAAGAGGCGCCAACACCTAATGTccgataaatttaattagaactATTTTTCGTAGACAGAGATAGTATCCAGTATTATATCCAGTATTATAGTAATAGGTGGGGGAATCTTTTCCATTGCCTAATTggttatacttataaattaattccaaatcCTATTTATAGACATAGATTTCTTTAAATAGTGACCACCACATGACTTTGTAACTGCACAACATATGCTGACTCGGATACACATTAGAAAAGGTTGGATTTAGCTACCAAAAAGGTAGGCAACATtcaataaagtataaaaataagtatgcATAACAAACAATGTCATTTATATCTAACTTTAGTCTTCTAAGTGAGGAAATTGAGACTAACCGGAATATGTGAGTCTCTAGCGCTTCTCTTGGGATCGGTGGCGGAGAAGACGGTGTAGACGAGAACGAAGGTGCCGATGATCTCGGCTCCGAGCCCCACTCCGGTGGTGTATCCGAGGCTGAGCTCGTTGGCACCGCCGCCGTGCTTCTTGTAGTAGGAGCTTTGGAAGGCCTTGACCAGCCCCACTCCACAAATTGCACCCAAACATTGAGCCACCATGTACATCACGGCCCGAACCAACGACACTTTTCGGGCCAACAGAAGCCCGAATGTCACAGCCGGGTTAATGTGACCCCCTGCAACAACAACACCAATATTGATAGGACCGTCGACATTAGTCTGATTCACTCCTAAAAAAGCCTCAAACTAATCGGAGTTACAAATAACAACACTTGTATACATCTTCCAACTGATACGGGATGAGTTTGTAACCCAACAAATATAACgtaaaaaaaacgaaaaaagaaatggttataaaaaaatgaaaagaagcGACTGACCGGAGATTCCGGCGGTGCAGTAGACGAGGATGAAAATCATGCCACCGAAGGCCCATGCGATGCCGAGAATGCCGACCCCGCCGCACTGGTCGGTCGCGGACTGGCTTTTGTAGGCGATGACAGTGAGCACAGTGATGTAGAGGAAGAGCAGAGTTGCGATGAACTCGGCGATTAGAGCTCTGTAGAAAGACCATTTGGTGAGCTCCTCCGCGTCCATCAGCGGGGCAGGAGGCGGATCGTGGTAGTCCTTGGCGCCACCGTCCGACACCTCCTTCGCCATttgtggagagagaaaaatgcgTAGAGAGAGATCGTGGAGTGCAGTGggtatttatggaagagatgAGCTTACTAAGTGATTAGTGggaataaaaagtgattaattttactaattctactaactcatttcacccATCTTTcattgaaaattaatactatccactttccttttttatttgtctcaATCAAAATGagtcattactaaaaataaaaatacttttatctctattttattctattgctcttactttattttctccactttaacacataaaataaagtcaCGTGCCGTACAAGGAAGATGTCATCTTACTTGGGACGGAAAGAGTATATATAAGTGGAATCTATATTCAACTAGTTTTTTTCCATCCAttgttttaacattttttaaaacttgtgttaccaaaaaaatataacttctTGGAACAAGCATGAAGAAATTAACGatatttctttatcttttgaacGGTTGTGCCGGGTCGGTTGCTCAAGATCTTTGATCTGTACATGCACCCGATGAAAAAAATGGGATCACTTCTTGatgacggaggaagtaattgAAATTGAGTGGAGATTGGGCCACAACAGGCTGGGTTTCGGTTTTCACCGACCCACGAGTCGGTGGCCCACTACCTTTTCAGTTTAACGGCTACTTTAGTGATATCAATTTCTCGAGTTCTAAtataagagaaataatttattaattttttatttatgagatGGTTGATACAACAATTACTTTTCTTgagataaaagtataatttgCTCGATATGgtttgtatataaatttaataactaGGTTAAGGAAAAGAAGtttttttgagattttattgttttgaagAGAAAGTTTAGGTAGGCTATCGTTCATGTTGAAAATGGACCGGCCATGACTTTATAGCTAACGTTATTGgctcaaaatttcaataattttgttaCGAGTTAGGTTATGTGACTATTTGCTACTTTTAATCACAATCTCAtgttctttaaataaatgcactcttaaataatactccatccatccttAAACAGTAGCtataaactattttcttttttagtccatctataaactttctaattttaggaattcagttacattattaataatGTGGACTCCACCCTCGACTAATACTGTTTCCACTACCTCTCTATATCTTTCTCtgactttaccaattatgtattaaaacttgtacTCAACTAAATGTTCTAGGGACGAGGGAGTCCTATCACGCAAATACcaattaaattgtttatgggACTAAGCTTCTTAAGTAGGAATCAGATTCTTAACAAGAAATTTCTTCTTCAGTTCTTGAAGATTCTTACAAAGAATTACTGCCGATTTTTCTACTCAACGGAAATAAGATTATTCTTTTAGGTATGGACgtaactctttttttttttttaagttttgcgCTCACATAATTATGTAGTTTGTGAAATTAGACGTTTCcagtaaagtggaaaaaataaGCATATTGTTGATAAAGACTACTTCAAAGTGGAGCCCAAAATCAGATTTAGACGATCTGAAATCGATTTCATTCTGCCGATAacctgattttttttaatattctgcACTAATTATGACAtgttaaattatttgataagtaGAATCaagtcaattaattaattttttagagtacatcaattgattttttagatGTACAATGAATTGAATTTCCTTCTGGATGAAGGTCGTTAGAGAGCAACTAGCTAGCAATTAAACCTGTGACAATCTAATTTgctccaaaaaaaatttaataaaataaaatctaatttgCTCCAACTCTGAATAAACTGTTATCAAGAGTCAAATTAGAGACGAATACACTAATTAAGTCAATTTCGACTGCTAAAATATTGAAGCTTCAGGGAATTCGTCTCTAATTAGTGgaatagtaattaaattcGCTTAAAATGTAAACATTATTAACATATGGATTACCATCAAATCtaattacattattagaaCAGTCCCgataaaatttatcatcatCGTCTATTATTGAATGTTTTCCAAAATCATGTTTCGTTCATCCACCCGTGAAAACCCAGTActtgatttttcaaataaaaaatgccaaaatttttttacaaaatataaagttattttatatagtactggctgctacaattttattatcaaGTCGAAAAATTAAATCTGTTGGAATTTAAAGCTAAAAAAGTTGGTAAATAGATCACTTTCCCACTATAAAATTGAAccaataggagtatttttgtacaaaaaaaaaaaaaaaaaaaaaaaaaaaaaaaaaataatagccaaaacaacataattttgaaatatatatgtacttatattataagaaaaaatattcccGAAATTCATCCTATAAAATAGCCAACAAAGCAACAAGATAGAAAAAGTATGCCTAGAATACACAGTTGAAATCGAAGTGTacatgcatattttatctataccattaatattaataaaatatttaaaaaacattaaattacataaataaaaaatggaataaatatTGCAAAGTGCGAGGCTTTTCATGATAAagaaaatggtaaagtaacaGAATGGAAAATAATGATGCCAATTAATCATGTTAGCCCCCCTTTTTGCGTGCAAAAGATAGAACTATGGAATTATTTGGCATGATTTTCTAGAAAAGCAGTGTTGCttagaaaattatactactctAATTTATTGGCAGAAGTATTTCCGAAAATGATTGGTTTTAAGTGGCCGggtttagtttaatttaatttattttttacttctaTCAAATCAAACTATGGTAAAACAAGAATATAACTTTCTTTGAGTCACTATACTAGGCTTTTTATAAAACAACGACGACATTGTTATTAAGTTACATATTTGccaaaaactaataatttttcttttcttgaaaTTGCAATCTATATATGCTTAAATTGCTTGTGTTCGTTATAGATGTGTGAACGTACGCTTTACTATTTGTACATAAgtaaatacttcctccattccaTGGCAGcggagacatttcttttcagcacgaagattaagaaaggaagagagatgaagagagaataaagtaaaagtgagtaaagtaagtgagaaaaaatgtgttgaggAAATAGTTTCACTACTATGAAActtaccaaaatgacaaaatgactccactactatagaacggagggaataattgCATTTGAAAATCATTGTGACAGAAGTTCAACATGTATAATCATAACATAGCAATCAATTCAAATCCACCCTAGTCTTTCTCTATATATTAAAAAGTGCATAGATGTCCAAAGTGTGTGGTTGAGTGATGAGAGTTGATGGTGGATTTGTATATTTTCCTTAACAagatgatttaaaaaatggtGGAAGATGATTGTGTAAGAGATTTATCGAGTAAACAAAGCGTGAAAAATTGAAGCTCACAACTACCTTTAGTTTCCAGTTTGTCACAACtaaattccaattcaatttctCTCATCCATGAACATGCCAagttttctataaataattatacgaGTATGTATTACTAAAATTGCAGTTCtctttaattataactaagaaagtgatttataattataaatataatgcttcaaaaaattaatgtgaACAAATTTGAGTAAACAATGTGTTACTTCTagaaatcaaatttcttttatttagcTTACTATTTCTGGGTTAATTGGGCTAATTAAGATTATTGTGTCTTTAATCAGTGTCTTTAGTTACTAAGCCCATTGGGATTTTTCAAGCACcatattttgttaattgaatAGAGCAATGTGTTCCCTTTCGGGTCAActttatatgtaaaacattctTAAACTCAacaatgcaaataaaatattcttatttaatACTTCATGCATCTCATGTTAACTGATTGCATTCCTCTTCCAAGTATCCAAGATCAATTGagttagtagtattatttttacaaaaatataactcTCTttcactctcttactttaatccCTTTGTCCTAAAGAATTATCTCAAATAATTTGATACGGAGAGAGAGTATAATGTTTAACCTTATTTATCACtgagaaattaaaacaaacatcAAACTAAAGCACGAAACAATAGGTTATGAATTTTGTACTGCAACATTAGTTTCAAATAGTTTGAAtagacatatatatttatttagttccTCTCAATCTTAATAACTTTAACTAGGTTGAATATCCATTTACTTAATTGTTGGTCTTAATAAATCACTTTGGTTAGGTTGGATATGTATTTACTTAATTGTTGATCTTATCAAGTTACATTAATTAGGTTGAATATGTATAAACtgttgaaaaaatatggtAATTTGTATTTGCAATTAAGGGcaataatgaaaatgttgactcttttttttagccctaatgaaaatattgacTTATGACCAAAAAAACTCAAATGTGTATTTATGCAGAGTAGATTACATGTGACATATATTAATGTagattacatatttttattagatattCGCCGTATGTTACTATGACTCTATTAATGTCATGCATGATTCACATTAGTGATcaacatttctattttctaacCATACTTAAATTTGAGTTTGTGTAGTAAGGAAAAGTAGAATCATGGCGTTGTGTAAAGTCCCGTCAAAGTATATTTCGATTCTTATAGGAAAGTAAtagtcaaattttatttatttcgtAGTATCGTATGCGTTAACtgtttttaaaatactatggttaatatcacttttctttcttacttaaATAATGAGTGGTTTTCCTAATGCTTTATGTGACTTTTTCATTGTAAAGAATTTGCTTTAggctttatttaattttcatgttgatTTATAATGCATCTTATTTatgtactaaaataaatttcttatatatttgatgagaatttaaattttacattattttttgtgagaTTGTGGCCCTTATGCAGGAGGCCCAAGAACTAGTCCTGGGCCCAATATCCACTGCTCAGCTTCTTCTGGCCCAGCTTGTAACCCTAGCTACATGTCAGTGTGTGAGTGggtgctctctctctctctctctcttatgcTATCCGGAATCAAACCGCCTTACTCACTCttcgatctctctctctctcactgcTTCCTCTCTCCTTCAATCTAGGGTTTTTTCCCTAAGATTGTGACTGCCTTCTCTCTGTGTAATCTTGAGAGTTCTCATCTCTTCCTTCATCTCTAGTGTGAGTGTAAGGTGTGAGCTGGTGTTAGGCTGCTTGTGGAAACCTCTGGTTTCTAGTCTTGTTTCTTGGACTGGTGTTTGGTTTCTGGGTTGAAGAGGCTCCTCCGAGAGTGAGTTCTGGTGTGTATCGGTTTGGTTGAGTGTTGGATGTGTGGTGGTGGATCTAGGGTTCCGGTGTGACTTGTCTTGATTGACTGTGGTCGATCTGTGTTCTCCCTTGGTGCAAATCGGAGATGGCTGGATGATTGAGGGCCGGATGTATAGATCTGTGTAGTTGTACGTGGTGCAACTTGAGCCACATCAAaactttgttttcttcttaatCTTTTGATTCTGTTTTGCTATTCTACTGCATTCTATTGTTGTTGAAATTACTAACCGTTTACTTAGTGTTTCAGGTTAGCTATCGTGGTTGCAGCTATAGTTTTAGTATTTTCTGTATCAGATCTGTAATCTGAGGGTTGATCTCCTCAGGACTTGTTGTAGATACTTGGATTATATCAAGCCTTCGGCTGATCAATACCtaacagtggtatcagagccacgtTAGGATCAGTCAAGGCTTTGGTATTCACATAGCCTCGCACCTATCGTGGATATCTGGTAAATCAAGAGATCCTTCGGTCTCTTGTGTGGTATTGTTTTCTGAACCCCTTCTTCTTTGGTGTTCTGTGTTTTTCCTGGTTTTCTCTTCGTTTTTCCGCTGTGCTTCCTTCTTTCTGTggtttcttggatttaattgtGGGTGGTGATTTTGCCTAAGGCTACCTCAAGTGGTCTGTAAAACTGTGTGGTTGCAATAGAGCTTAAGTCTGCCTCAGTGACCCCCTGCGCCCTCAAAGCATTGAGTGTTTGTGAACTGGGAAATCCTGGGGATTGGATGCTCTGTTGTTCTTGACAACTTGTAGTACCTTGTTCTGTCAGAATCACTCCTAGATTAAGCTCAAGTTCTTGTTTCTGTTTCCTGTTGGCCTTCTTTGGTTTGTGGTTTTGTTGTGTTCTCCTCTGTGCTTCTGTGCTTTGTGCTTGTTAGCCCCTGGTTCTTTTTCAACATGTCAAACCTTCCCTTTGGACTCACTCCTTTCAATGGAAAGGGTGATTTCAGCATCTGGAAACAGAAACTTAAGTGTGTTTTAATTCAGCAGAAAGTGTATAAAGCTATTGATCTTAACTATTCTGATACTGATACTGATTCCACTAAGGCAGAAATGAATGAGTTGGCTTGCTCTACTATTGTCTTGAGCTTAAGTGACTCTGTGATGAGGAAAGTTGGTGTTATTGACTCTGCCAAGGATTTATGGGACAAGCTTGATGATTTGTATACTGAAACTTCTTTGTCCAACCGTATGTATTTGCTTGAGAAACTGTTCAAATTCAAGTTAGATATGTCTAaggatattgatgagaatatTGATTGTTTCTCTAAGCTTGTGCTTGATATTAAAAGGTCTGGAGACAAGAATATTGATGATTATACCTCTATTGCTCTCATGAACTCTATTCCTGAATCTTATAGTGATGTTAAGGCAGCTATTAAATATGGGAGGGATACAGCCTCCCTGGATCTGATTGTGAGCTCCTTAAAATCCAAAGAGTTGGAACTAAAAGAGAAGAATGACTCCAAGGCTGTTCTGGATAAAGCCTTGCAGGTCAGAGGCAGATCTAACACCAGAGGAAAGGACAAGCAGGCTAATGGCAAGCCCTCTGAGAAAGGAAACAAAAAGCATCACAGAAATAAGTCCAGATCCTCCTCTCAAGACCCTAAAAAGTCTAGGAGATGTTATAAGTGTAATGAACTTGGCCATTATAGCAGGGAATGTCCacttaagaaaaataagaaggaTGATCCTGATCAGATTGCAAATTTGGTCAAGTCTGATGATGAAGGAACTTGCTTCATGCTAACTGATGTTATCTCTGTGAATGCCTCTCTTAGTAAAGAGTTTAATAAGTCTGAGTGGTTGGTAGACTCAGGCTGTACTTATCATATTTTCCCTTTCAAAGATATCTTTTCCAAATTAACCCCTGTTACTAATGGTTTTGTTTCTATGGCCAATAACAAACAGTGCAGGATTGAAGGCATTGGTACAATTTGCCTCAGGTTTAATTCTGGTTGTAAGTTCactttgaaaaatgtgaaatatgtgcCTAGCCTGCATTATAATCTGCTTTCTTGTGCTTCCCTTGAGGCTGAAGGGCTAGAAGGTAGATGGGGCAATGGGATGATGAAAATCTTTAAGGGTTCTTTGTGCATGTTCAAAGCTGAGAAAAAGTATAATCTATATGTTTGCACTGCCCAACCCTTATGTGATATTTCTGTTGCTCATACTGTGAAAGTAAATAATACTGTTTTATGGCACAATAGATTAGGACATATGAGTGAAAAAGGCATGCATATTCTTCATAAGCATGGTTATTTGCTGGATGATGATGTTAACTTGCCTCTTCCCTTCTGTGATACTTGTATAAAGGGGAAGCAACATAAAGTTTCTTTCCCTGTTTCTGTGCCTACTTGTTCCAGTACAAATGTGCTTGAATGTTTACATGCTGATGTCTGGGGTCCTTCCTCAGTTACTACACATGGAGGCTACTCTTATTTCCTATCTATTGTGGATGATTTCTCCAGGAAAGTTTGGGTTTTCTTGTTGAAACACAAGTCTGATGTGTTTGCTAAGTTTCAGGATTGGAAGAAGCTTGTAGAAAACCAAACTGGAAAGAGAATTGGGACTCTGAGAACTGACAATGGTTTAGAATTTTGTAATTCTCAGATTGATGAATTGTGTGTGAATGCAGGTATCAGAAGACACAAGACTGTTCCTTATacaccccagcagaatgggGTGGCAGAGAGGATGAATAGGACCTTACTAGAAAGAGTGAGGTGCCTCCTAACCCTGAGTGGCCTATCTAAAAAGTTCTGGGGGGAAGCCTTAAACACTGCAGCCTACTTAGTTAATAGGTCTCCCTTCTGTTCCCCTAAAGGGCAAGTGCCCTGAGTCTGTGTTCTCTGGTAAAAATGTCAGCCTCACACACATTAGAGTTTTTGGTTGTAGTGCTTTTTTACACCAAAAGACTGATACGCTTGAGCCTAGGTCTAGGAAGTGTGTTTTCTTGGGATACCCTGAGGGTGTTAAAGGGTATAGAGTGTGGCTTAGAGATGAGTCTGGTTTCAGGGTTGCTACTTGCAGGGATGTTATCTTCAATGAGTCTGAGTTCCCTTGTCTCTCTGAGTCTGTCACTCCTATGACTACTGAGGTTACTCCAAATGAGGTGGAGTTTGCTCCAAATGAGGTGGGGGAACCTCAAATCCAGGAATATGTTCCCAGACAAGAAGTTGAAGCTGAAGCAACTCCAAATTCTCCAAATAGGGAAGAAGTTTCAGTTATTAATAATCAGGATGTAGATTCAAATAGTGATCTAACTAATTATGTGTTGTGCAGGGACAGGACAAGAAGGACTATCCATCAGCCAAGGAGATTTGCTGATGAAATGAACCTCGTAGCTTTGGCCTTTAATGTACATGAGGCTGATGGGGATGAGCCTCAGTCATATAAGCAAGCTCTCAAATCCATGTTCTACCCCAAATGGCTTATGGCCatggaagaagaaattaagtctttagttcaaaataaaacttgGATTCTTGTTCCTGAACCTACTAACTGTACTATTGTTGAGTGTAGGTGGTTATTTAAGCTGAAGCAGGAAGTTAGTGGTCCTAGATACAAGGCAAGACTTGTAGCTAAGGGATTCACTCAACAAGAGGGGGTGGACTACACTGAGATCTTTGCACCTGTTGTAAAGTTTACAACAGTGCGGTTGTTACTTGCTTTATGTGCCATTTTTAACTGGAACTGAAGcaaatggatgttaagacAACCTTTCTACATGATGATCTTGACAAGCCTATATACATGAGGCAGCCTGAGGGATTTGTAGATCCTAAATTC
The genomic region above belongs to Salvia hispanica cultivar TCC Black 2014 chromosome 3, UniMelb_Shisp_WGS_1.0, whole genome shotgun sequence and contains:
- the LOC125215625 gene encoding probable aquaporin PIP2-2, which codes for MAKEVSDGGAKDYHDPPPAPLMDAEELTKWSFYRALIAEFIATLLFLYITVLTVIAYKSQSATDQCGGVGILGIAWAFGGMIFILVYCTAGISGGHINPAVTFGLLLARKVSLVRAVMYMVAQCLGAICGVGLVKAFQSSYYKKHGGGANELSLGYTTGVGLGAEIIGTFVLVYTVFSATDPKRSARDSHIPVLAPLPIGFAVFMVHLATIPITGTGINPARSLGAAVIYNQDKAWDDQWIFWVGPFIGAAIAAFYHQFILRAGAAKALGSFRSNASHHV